In a genomic window of Pseudomonas mohnii:
- a CDS encoding proline--tRNA ligase yields the protein MRTSQFLLATQKETPSDAVVISHQLMLRAGMIRKLASGLYTWLPMGLRVMRKVEAVVREEMNAAGSLEVLMPSTQPAELWQESGRWEEYGPELLRFKDRHGRDFCAGPTHEEVITDLMRNELSSYKQLPINLYQIQTKFRDEIRPRFGLMRGREFIMKDAYSFHADQPSLQITYDRMHQAYCNVFTRLGLKFRPVEADNGSIGGAGSHEFHVLAESGEDDIVFSNGSDYAANIEKAEAVPRETSRAAPTEELRLVDTPNAKTIAQLVEGFNLPIEKTIKTLVVHAEEKGKLIALIIRGDHELNEIKAANQPGVASPLVMASETELRDAIGAGAGSLGPLNLPLPIIIDRSVELMSDFGIGANIDDKHYFGVNWERDLPVPTVADLRNVVSGDPSPDGKGTLEIKRGIEVGHIFQLGNKYSKAMKCEVLGENGKPITLEMGCYGIGVSRVVAAAIEQNNDEKGIIWSDALAPFQIALVPLRYETDLVREATDKLYAELTAAGFEVLLDDRDKKTSPGIKFADMELIGIPHRIVVSDRGLAEGNLEYKSRTEAEPQALPVADVLSFLQARIRR from the coding sequence ATGCGCACCAGTCAATTTTTGCTCGCCACACAGAAAGAAACGCCTTCCGATGCGGTCGTGATCAGCCACCAGCTGATGCTGCGCGCCGGCATGATCCGCAAACTCGCCTCGGGCCTGTATACCTGGCTGCCGATGGGCTTGCGAGTGATGCGCAAGGTCGAAGCCGTCGTTCGTGAAGAAATGAACGCTGCCGGCTCGCTTGAAGTGTTGATGCCGAGCACTCAACCGGCAGAGCTGTGGCAGGAATCCGGTCGCTGGGAGGAGTACGGCCCTGAATTGCTACGCTTCAAGGATCGCCATGGTCGCGACTTCTGTGCCGGCCCGACCCACGAAGAAGTCATCACCGATCTGATGCGCAACGAGCTGAGCAGCTACAAACAGCTGCCGATCAACCTCTACCAGATCCAGACCAAATTCCGTGACGAAATCCGCCCACGCTTCGGTTTGATGCGCGGCCGCGAATTCATCATGAAGGACGCCTATTCGTTCCACGCTGACCAGCCATCGCTGCAGATCACCTACGACCGCATGCATCAGGCGTACTGCAACGTGTTCACCCGCCTGGGCCTGAAATTCCGCCCGGTTGAAGCCGATAACGGCTCCATCGGCGGTGCCGGCTCCCATGAATTCCACGTACTGGCCGAGTCCGGCGAAGACGATATCGTCTTCAGCAACGGCTCCGACTACGCCGCGAACATCGAGAAAGCCGAAGCCGTACCGCGCGAAACCTCCCGCGCAGCACCAACTGAAGAACTGCGCCTGGTCGACACGCCGAACGCCAAGACCATCGCGCAACTGGTCGAAGGCTTCAACCTGCCGATCGAGAAGACCATCAAGACCCTGGTGGTTCACGCTGAAGAGAAAGGCAAGCTGATTGCCCTGATCATCCGTGGCGACCACGAACTGAACGAAATCAAGGCCGCCAACCAGCCTGGCGTTGCCAGCCCGCTGGTCATGGCCTCCGAAACCGAACTGCGCGACGCCATCGGCGCCGGCGCCGGCTCCCTCGGCCCGCTGAACCTGCCACTGCCTATCATCATCGACCGCTCGGTCGAGCTGATGAGCGACTTCGGCATCGGTGCGAACATCGACGACAAGCACTATTTCGGCGTGAACTGGGAACGCGACCTGCCGGTTCCGACCGTTGCCGACCTGCGTAACGTCGTCAGCGGCGACCCAAGCCCGGATGGCAAAGGCACCCTGGAAATCAAGCGCGGCATCGAAGTCGGGCATATCTTCCAGCTGGGCAACAAGTACAGCAAAGCGATGAAGTGCGAAGTGCTGGGCGAGAACGGTAAGCCGATCACCCTGGAAATGGGCTGCTACGGCATTGGCGTGTCCCGCGTGGTTGCGGCTGCCATCGAGCAGAACAACGACGAAAAAGGGATTATCTGGAGTGACGCGCTCGCGCCGTTCCAGATCGCCCTGGTACCACTGCGCTATGAAACCGACCTGGTTCGCGAAGCTACCGACAAGCTGTATGCAGAACTGACTGCAGCCGGCTTCGAAGTACTGCTGGACGACCGCGACAAGAAAACCAGCCCGGGCATCAAGTTCGCGGACATGGAGCTGATCGGCATTCCTCACCGGATCGTGGTCAGTGACCGCGGCCTCGCCGAAGGCAACCTGGAATACAAGAGCCGTACCGAGGCCGAGCCGCAAGCGCTGCCGGTCGCTGACGTACTGTCTTTCCTGCAGGCCCGTATCCGCCGCTGA
- a CDS encoding AmpG family muropeptide MFS transporter — MPRKTWRAALAAYASPSTLVLLLLGFAAGLPYMLVFSTLSVWLREAGVARETIGYASLIGLAYAFKWVWSPLLDQWRLPLLGKLGRRRSWLVLSQSLVILGLIGMGFCDPQKHLSWLIAIAVIVAFASATQDIAVDAYRLEIAEDSRQAALAASYMSGYRIAALLATAGALFFAEGFGSTGFNYQHSAWTGTYVLFGALMIPALLTSLFMREPPVPLRTQLQAGRYSFAHQLASVFVLIVLLVSVPAMFTQLYNTDFASVLFHGVSLLDLLLEDRAFLRAILYTTLTALCLSTMGRRGLAPVLTPVNDFILRYRWQALLLLGLIATYRMSDTVMGVMANVFYIDQGFTKDQIASVSKIFGLIMTLVGAGMGGLLIVRFGILPILFIGGAASAGTNLLFLMLADMGPNLNMLIVTISLDNFSSGMATSAFVAYLSSLTNLKFSATQYALLSSIMLLLPRLIGGYSGVMVEKFGYHNFFLITAMLGVPTLVLIALHWFQESRRAGPTPTPEPVPTQVAEES, encoded by the coding sequence ATGCCCCGTAAAACCTGGCGCGCCGCGCTCGCCGCATATGCCAGCCCCTCGACGCTTGTACTGTTACTGCTGGGTTTCGCCGCCGGCCTGCCGTACATGCTGGTATTCTCGACTCTTTCGGTCTGGCTACGCGAAGCCGGTGTGGCTCGCGAAACCATCGGCTACGCAAGCCTGATCGGTCTGGCCTATGCCTTCAAATGGGTCTGGTCGCCTCTGCTAGACCAATGGCGTCTGCCCCTGCTGGGCAAGCTCGGTCGACGACGCTCCTGGCTTGTTTTGTCGCAATCACTGGTGATCCTCGGCCTGATCGGGATGGGCTTTTGCGACCCGCAAAAACACCTTTCCTGGCTGATCGCCATCGCGGTCATTGTCGCATTCGCCTCGGCAACGCAAGACATCGCCGTGGACGCCTACCGCCTGGAGATCGCCGAAGACAGTCGCCAGGCCGCCCTCGCCGCCAGTTACATGTCCGGCTATCGGATTGCCGCTTTGCTGGCGACGGCAGGTGCCCTGTTCTTCGCCGAAGGGTTCGGCTCCACCGGTTTCAACTATCAGCACTCCGCCTGGACCGGCACCTACGTGCTGTTCGGCGCCCTGATGATCCCGGCGCTGCTGACCTCCCTCTTCATGCGCGAACCACCGGTCCCGCTGCGCACCCAACTGCAGGCCGGGCGTTATAGCTTCGCGCATCAACTGGCTTCAGTGTTCGTACTGATCGTACTGCTGGTGTCCGTCCCGGCGATGTTCACCCAGCTCTACAACACCGACTTTGCCAGCGTGCTCTTCCATGGCGTGAGCCTGCTCGATCTGCTGCTCGAAGACCGCGCGTTCCTTCGGGCAATTCTCTATACCACGCTGACTGCGCTGTGCCTGTCGACCATGGGTCGCCGTGGCCTGGCGCCAGTGCTGACGCCGGTCAACGACTTCATTCTGCGTTACCGCTGGCAAGCCCTGCTGCTGCTTGGGCTGATCGCCACCTATCGGATGTCCGATACGGTCATGGGTGTGATGGCCAACGTCTTCTACATCGACCAGGGCTTCACCAAAGATCAGATTGCCAGCGTCAGCAAAATTTTCGGCCTGATCATGACGCTGGTGGGCGCCGGCATGGGCGGCCTGCTGATCGTGCGTTTCGGCATCTTGCCGATCCTGTTCATCGGTGGCGCCGCATCGGCGGGAACCAACCTGTTGTTCCTGATGCTCGCGGACATGGGCCCCAACCTGAACATGCTGATCGTCACCATTTCACTGGATAACTTCAGCTCCGGCATGGCGACTTCAGCCTTCGTCGCTTACCTGTCGAGCCTGACCAACCTGAAGTTCTCAGCCACCCAATATGCCCTGCTCAGCTCGATCATGCTCTTGCTGCCACGCCTGATCGGCGGCTACTCAGGCGTCATGGTGGAGAAATTCGGCTACCACAACTTCTTCCTGATCACCGCCATGCTGGGCGTTCCGACCCTGGTATTGATCGCCTTGCACTGGTTCCAGGAGAGCCGCCGCGCAGGACCGACACCGACGCCGGAACCGGTTCCGACCCAGGTCGCGGAGGAATCGTAA
- a CDS encoding MGMT family protein, with protein sequence MIEPTNGTESAAQIRRTALYLTLAQVPEGKVVSYGQLAELAGLGRAARWVGRTLSQLPGDSKLPWHRVLAAGGRISLPAGSPSGDEQRARLRMEGISILNNRVDIRRHGWRPVEHSG encoded by the coding sequence GGCACAAATCCGACGCACGGCGCTCTACCTGACACTCGCACAAGTGCCGGAGGGCAAAGTGGTGAGTTATGGCCAATTGGCCGAACTGGCCGGACTGGGGCGCGCCGCTCGCTGGGTCGGGCGGACACTGAGCCAGTTGCCCGGCGACAGCAAATTACCCTGGCACCGCGTACTCGCCGCCGGCGGGCGCATCAGCTTGCCCGCGGGCAGTCCATCCGGGGACGAACAACGCGCCCGATTGCGCATGGAGGGCATCAGTATCCTGAACAATCGTGTTGATATTCGGCGCCATGGCTGGCGCCCGGTAGAGCACAGCGGTTAG